CTGCGCGTAGCGAATACATCAATTTCATTCGAAGCGAAAACATTCGCATGTCGGCTCCCGACGGTTGGAGTCGTTTTCTTTATTTGAGCTCCCGCAGCGAGGAAGGCCGAAGAGCTTTTCTCGCCTATCGAAAACAGCGATCCCTGGCGCTCGCCGCCCCCGGAAAACTCGACGTGCTCGCTCGACTTTTGCATAATCATCGTCACGATCGCACCATTGTTTTTACCGAAGACAACGCGACGGTGTATGCCATTTCGCGCCGATTCTTGCTGCCTTCGATCACGCACCAAACCCGCATCAAGGAGCGCAGCGCCATTTTGGCGTCCTTCAATGCGGGCGAATTCACAGCCGTCGTCACCTCCAAGGTGCTCAATGAAGGCGTCAACGTGCCCGAAGCCAACGTGGCCATCGTGCTCAGCGGCAATTCGTCGGTGAAGGAACACGTGCAACGGCTCGGGCGTATTTTGAGAAAAACCCCAGAAAAGCGCGCACGCCTGTACGAGCTCGTCGCGGAAAACACGTCCGAAGAACGCGTCAGCGACCGCAGGCGAGAACATTCGGCGTACAAATGATTTGGGCGAGGACAAACCGTGCTCACGACTGACCTCCTTCGCTATCGGCGCCGAAACGGTGAGCTTCACCTGCAATACCTCGGCGACAAACTTGCCGATGAAGCCAAGGTCATCGCTGCGGATTATGTCGATATCCTGATGCATTCCGTCGGTGATTCTCGCGAAGACATCGATTCGGCGCTCGATGCCGTTCCCGTCCCAGCCACGATGCGCGTCATCGGCGCGGGTTTGCGCAAATTGCTGGACGATCGCTGCACGTGGGACGTGCCCGCAGGAATCGACCCGGAAGCGCTGCGTCGCGAAGTATTTCTTGCAGCCGCGGCGGCGCACCGAGCGCTCGATGTGCGCGGCGAATTCGATCGTACGACCGTTTTGTCCGAAATGGCCCAGCGCCATGCGACGTCGCCCGAAGCCATCGATGCAGCGCTGTATGCCGATCTTCGAGAAAACCAGCGCCTCGTCGATTTTCAACCGCTGCCCCCCGATGCTTTGATTGAAAGGTACAATTTGGGGTTGGCTCAAGCTGCACTTTTGCGAGCGACCCGCGTCGTCGTGCATGTCTCCGGCGACAGCCCCGATGCTTATCGGCGCCTCTTCCGCGCAGCTCGGTTTCACGGCTTGCTTTACGTCGTCGAGCGCACGCCGGAGAAAGGTTACGTCATTACATTGAACGGTCCTTTCAGCTTGTTCGATGCGGTGCAAAAGTATGGCTTGCGGCTCGCGATGTTTCTTCCGCGCGTCGTGGGAATGCGCAAATGGCACGTGAGAGCCGACCTTCTTTGGGGCAAAGACAAAAAGCCCATCGCGCTCGAAATCACCCCCAAAGATCGCCTCGTTTCCCACGCGACCGATTTTCCTTCGTCGGGGCCCGATTTGGATGCTTTTTGCGCGGCCTTCGAAAGGCTCGAATCGGAATGGTCGGTACGGGAAAACAATCACATCTTTGCGATGCCGGGTGAGGTCGTTTGCGTGCCGGACTTGGTTTTCACCAATCGAGACACGGGCGAAGAAGTTTTCCTCGAAGCATTCGGTTTTTGGAGTCGCGATGCCGTATGGAGGCGCATCGAGGTCGTCCGCAAAGGATTTCCGGCGCGAATTCTTTTGGCGATCGGGAAACAACTGCGCGTGAGCGAAGAAGTGCTCGACGAGGACGCCGCGGGCGAGCTTTACGTCTACCGCGCTACGATGTCCCCTCGAGCGATTCTCGAACGGCTCAGGCGCAAAGGGTAACCTTGCCTTTCGGCCGCACAGTGGCTATGAACGTGCTGCCATGCCGGTACCCCTCATCTCCGAGCAAGACTTCGAGCAAGAAGTTCTTCGCAGCGAACTCCCCGTGCTCATCGACTTTTACGCCGACTGGTGCGCTCCGTGCAAAACGGTCGCGCCGGAAGTGGAGGCGCTTTCGCGCGAGCTCGAAGGCAAGGCGAAGTTTGTCAAGGTGAACATCGATCAGAGCAAGCGGTTGGCGCAGGCTCTGCGCATCCAAGCCGTTCCGACGCTCATGGTCTTCTTCCGAGGCCGGCCGGTTGCCGCCGAGCAAGGTGCAGTGCGCAAGGCGCGCCTGCGCGACATGCTCGATCCGTTTCTTCCGCGGGCCGAGGGAGCGATCAAAGCGGTCGAGCTGGCGCAGCTACTGAAGCGAGGAGGCGTCGTCCCCGTCGACACGCGCGAGGCAGCGGCGTTCGGTCGTGCGCACATTCCGGGAGCGATCCACATGCCGGTCGAGGAGATCGAGACGCGTCTTGCCGAGCTGCACATGCTTCCGGGCGAGCCGGTGCTTTACTGCCGCGCGGGCGACAAGACGAAGCAGCTTGCGGAAACCCTTGCCCAGAGCGGCGTGCCGATCACGTTCCTCGAAGGCGGGTTTCTTGGGTGGGAAGCCGAAGGGCTACCGATCGAACGGCCGGATTGATTGAGGCCGGGCCTTGATTTGAACGCTCGCTTCGCGCGCGTCGGACGCGCGCTTCGCGAGGCTTAGTTTACGATGGGGGGGCCGAGGCTCGCCTCCCGGTGCTTTTGCTTGCGCAAAAGCACGGCGAGGCTCGGCCCCCCCATACCCCCCGATTTTTACCTCTCATCAAACCGATCGCTGCTCTAGACCTGCACATCCAGTTCCGGATATTGGCGAAAAATCCCCGTCTCGTTGAATGCAATTCGACGCGGGGACGCGAGGTACGCGGCAATGTTGGGCCGTGACGCCACGTGCTCACGCAACGCGAGCAGCCGCGGCATCGACGGGTTCAGGTGTGAAAACGCTTGCGGAAATGCGTATGTGAGGCCTTCGAGCACCTGGAACATCGACAGGTCCACATACGTGAGCTTGTTGCCGACCAAGTGTTTTCCGTGGCCATGCGCATTTCGTTGCAATAGAGCTTCGAAGTAGCCAAGAAAGTGCGGCATTCGGCTGCTCACGAAGGTCTCTGCGCGCCGCTTGGCTTCGGCTTTTTGGTCCTCGTAATAAAGCGAAGAAGCGATTGGATGATGTGTGTCGTGCACCTCCGAGACGAGATCCATGATCGTCAATTGGATCTGATTGGCTTCAATGCGGCTTTCTTCGTCATTTGGCACGAGGTGCAATCGCGGCGCGAGCCACAAGAGGATGTTGGACGTCTGGGCAATGACCAAATCGCCATATTTTAGAATCGGCGGGGCAAACGGTCGCAATCCATTCGCTTCTCCACGCATCATGCGCTGAATCGTACGCACGCCACCGCCATCTTTGGCAGGCAATCGCCCCATTTCGAGGTACGGACAGCCAGCTTCTTCAAAAGCCAAGCGGACGAATTCGCCTCGCCCTTGCAGCCCCGGCCAGTAGTAGAGCTCGTATTGCAATTCCTTCGATTTGCTCATCATTCCCTCCCTTCAACCCGGCACGTTGTCCAGCGCCGTAAGGGCCGCCTGAATCACTTCGCGAAGCGTCACGCCATGCGTTCGAGCCGCTGCGGCGCAATCCTCGAATTCCGGCTTGATCTGCGGTGGCCCGAACGGCCCTTCGCTGATTTTCACGCGCACGCGCCCGTAGGCCGTCTCGACCGTGACCGTACGCCTCGGCCGCTCCGTACGCGTCACCGGGATTTTGCGCACGCCAATCGACGTCGTTTCCCGCAAAAGCGCCGTCGCCACCGCATCGGCCTCGGGAGCTCGTGCAAGGGCTGCAATCGTGAGCGCCGGCCTGCCCTTTTTCATCGTAATGGGCACGGCCCACGCATCCAATGCGCCGGCCGCGAGAAGCGCTTCAATCGCGTGCGCCGCCACTTCCCCCGTCATGTCGTCCACGTTCGCTTCGAGCATCACGTGCGATGCGCCCACGATCTTTTCATCGGACAAACCATTTCGTGCTCCCAGCACCACACGCAACAAATTCGGCCGATCCGGCAATTCTCGCTGCCCCGCGCCCCAGCCGGCGCGTTCCGGGGCAAACGCTGGCCACCGCTCGAAGCTCGTCGCCGCCGTCGCCACGATGGCCGCCCCCGTGGGCGTCACGAGCTCCGCATCGAGCTCCACGCCATACGTCGGCACGCCTCGCAAGCACTCGATCGCAGCAGGTGCAGGCAAGGGCAGGATCCCGTGGCGTGCCTTGACAAACCCACGCCCCATGGGAAGCGGAGCGCCTCGAACTTCCGCTCCCAAGTACACGAGCGCCGCGGCGGACCCCACGATGTCCACGATCGCGTCGACCGCGCCGACTTCGTGAAAGTGCACTTCTTCGAGCGGCATTCGATGCACCGCCGC
The Polyangiaceae bacterium genome window above contains:
- a CDS encoding DUF790 family protein, producing the protein MLTTDLLRYRRRNGELHLQYLGDKLADEAKVIAADYVDILMHSVGDSREDIDSALDAVPVPATMRVIGAGLRKLLDDRCTWDVPAGIDPEALRREVFLAAAAAHRALDVRGEFDRTTVLSEMAQRHATSPEAIDAALYADLRENQRLVDFQPLPPDALIERYNLGLAQAALLRATRVVVHVSGDSPDAYRRLFRAARFHGLLYVVERTPEKGYVITLNGPFSLFDAVQKYGLRLAMFLPRVVGMRKWHVRADLLWGKDKKPIALEITPKDRLVSHATDFPSSGPDLDAFCAAFERLESEWSVRENNHIFAMPGEVVCVPDLVFTNRDTGEEVFLEAFGFWSRDAVWRRIEVVRKGFPARILLAIGKQLRVSEEVLDEDAAGELYVYRATMSPRAILERLRRKG
- the trxA gene encoding thioredoxin, producing the protein MPVPLISEQDFEQEVLRSELPVLIDFYADWCAPCKTVAPEVEALSRELEGKAKFVKVNIDQSKRLAQALRIQAVPTLMVFFRGRPVAAEQGAVRKARLRDMLDPFLPRAEGAIKAVELAQLLKRGGVVPVDTREAAAFGRAHIPGAIHMPVEEIETRLAELHMLPGEPVLYCRAGDKTKQLAETLAQSGVPITFLEGGFLGWEAEGLPIERPD
- a CDS encoding glutathione S-transferase, translating into MQYELYYWPGLQGRGEFVRLAFEEAGCPYLEMGRLPAKDGGGVRTIQRMMRGEANGLRPFAPPILKYGDLVIAQTSNILLWLAPRLHLVPNDEESRIEANQIQLTIMDLVSEVHDTHHPIASSLYYEDQKAEAKRRAETFVSSRMPHFLGYFEALLQRNAHGHGKHLVGNKLTYVDLSMFQVLEGLTYAFPQAFSHLNPSMPRLLALREHVASRPNIAAYLASPRRIAFNETGIFRQYPELDVQV
- the larC gene encoding nickel pincer cofactor biosynthesis protein LarC; this encodes MHSGHDHDHDHDHTHDHGHGHEHAHHEHTHEHTHTRAHGGHEHTHTHTHAHSHGHEHTHPVRLPLLEQGAGVDKILFFDAFSGVAGDMTIAALLDLGVPLLVIERAVAALPLEGVFLERGHKHRSGIVATSFEVHVDTPQPERTYASIDAMLEAAPLEPDVRTLARRIFRRLGEAEAAVHRMPLEEVHFHEVGAVDAIVDIVGSAAALVYLGAEVRGAPLPMGRGFVKARHGILPLPAPAAIECLRGVPTYGVELDAELVTPTGAAIVATAATSFERWPAFAPERAGWGAGQRELPDRPNLLRVVLGARNGLSDEKIVGASHVMLEANVDDMTGEVAAHAIEALLAAGALDAWAVPITMKKGRPALTIAALARAPEADAVATALLRETTSIGVRKIPVTRTERPRRTVTVETAYGRVRVKISEGPFGPPQIKPEFEDCAAAARTHGVTLREVIQAALTALDNVPG